One segment of Streptomyces sp. NBC_00576 DNA contains the following:
- a CDS encoding PmoA family protein, translating to MTTSEDLRIVHAHGDRITVTEPDTGVELFSYVYGPEAAWEAPKPYLHPIRTLAGNVVTDYRPNDHRWHKGLQLTASHLSGSNLWGGNTYVHGEGYLALPERVGSMAHVGFDEVVSSGGRVVIAERLTWHPYSGELWAEESRRVEVHDVDPAAGSWALTWTSAITNRRDEPLLFGSPTTAGREAAGYTGLFWRGPRAFRDGRVLGPDSEGPGLMGEQAPWLAYSGEFDGADGHATLVFAHAPENDHLGREGAHPAHWFVRNEPFAAVAPSWAFHDELELAPGDTLTRRYRVVVADGEWEREGVAKYLEEHPW from the coding sequence GTGACCACGTCCGAGGACCTGCGCATCGTCCACGCGCACGGCGACCGCATCACCGTGACCGAACCCGACACCGGGGTCGAGCTGTTCAGCTATGTGTACGGGCCCGAGGCGGCCTGGGAGGCGCCGAAGCCGTATCTGCACCCGATCCGGACGCTCGCCGGCAACGTCGTCACCGATTACCGGCCCAACGACCACCGCTGGCACAAGGGCCTCCAGCTGACGGCCTCGCACCTGTCGGGGTCGAACCTGTGGGGCGGCAACACCTATGTGCACGGCGAGGGGTATCTCGCCCTCCCCGAGCGCGTCGGCTCGATGGCCCACGTCGGCTTCGACGAGGTCGTATCGAGCGGGGGCCGGGTCGTCATCGCGGAGCGGCTCACCTGGCACCCGTACAGCGGGGAGCTGTGGGCGGAGGAGTCGCGGCGGGTCGAGGTGCACGACGTCGATCCGGCGGCGGGTTCCTGGGCGCTGACCTGGACGAGCGCGATCACCAACCGGCGTGACGAGCCGCTGCTCTTCGGCAGCCCGACCACCGCAGGGCGCGAAGCCGCCGGCTACACCGGCCTGTTCTGGCGCGGCCCGCGCGCTTTCCGGGACGGGCGCGTCCTCGGCCCCGACTCCGAGGGGCCCGGGCTGATGGGCGAGCAGGCGCCGTGGCTGGCGTACTCCGGCGAGTTCGACGGCGCCGACGGACACGCCACGCTGGTGTTCGCACACGCGCCCGAGAACGACCACCTGGGCAGGGAGGGCGCGCATCCCGCCCACTGGTTCGTGCGCAATGAGCCGTTCGCCGCCGTCGCCCCCTCCTGGGCCTTCCACGACGAACTGGAGCTCGCGCCCGGCGACACGCTCACCCGCCGCTACCGGGTCGTCGTCGCCGACGGGGAGTGGGAGCGCGAGGGCGTCGCCAAGTACCTGGAGGAGCACCCGTGGTGA
- a CDS encoding cupin domain-containing protein — translation MHLTCSEAYVVTGGRGAVQTLTMSGYEETPLAPGAVAWFTPGTIHRLVNEDALRITVLMQNSGLPEAGDAVLTLPPQYLTDPETYAAATVIPADAPVAEQERVARARRDLALEGYRALRDAEGPEALAAFHEAAAALVRPRLADWRERWRRGAEAAADATGEQLDRLERGDTSHLAEAVVRAEQPSAHGKFGMCGRLDVYKGTP, via the coding sequence ATGCATCTGACCTGTTCGGAGGCGTACGTCGTCACGGGCGGGCGGGGCGCGGTGCAGACGCTCACGATGTCCGGGTACGAGGAGACGCCACTCGCCCCCGGCGCGGTCGCCTGGTTCACGCCGGGCACGATCCACCGGCTGGTCAACGAGGACGCACTGCGCATCACCGTCCTCATGCAGAACAGCGGCCTGCCGGAGGCGGGGGACGCCGTGCTCACCCTGCCGCCGCAATACCTGACCGACCCGGAGACGTACGCCGCCGCGACCGTGATCCCGGCCGACGCGCCCGTCGCCGAGCAGGAGCGGGTCGCCCGGGCCCGGCGCGACCTAGCCCTTGAGGGGTACCGGGCGCTGCGGGACGCCGAGGGGCCGGAGGCGCTGGCCGCCTTCCATGAGGCCGCGGCCGCTCTCGTACGGCCCCGGCTCGCCGACTGGCGCGAGCGCTGGCGGCGCGGCGCCGAGGCGGCGGCCGACGCGACGGGCGAGCAGCTCGACCGTCTGGAACGGGGCGACACGTCCCACCTCGCGGAGGCCGTCGTACGGGCCGAACAGCCTTCGGCGCACGGGAAGTTCGGGATGTGCGGGCGGCTGGACGTGTACAAGGGCACCCCCTAG
- a CDS encoding TVP38/TMEM64 family protein, translating to MLDATTRSGGTATATPPAIATELSPLSPAVIVVAPPSGLAARCTRALLSPWSRLSLLVALLGAAASCVLLFEPQRLLADGWPPQVGGAAAAVVFGAAYGLCTVAFVPRPLLNLAAGALFGSQLGLAAALAGTVLGAGAAFGLGRVLGQDALRPLLRARWLRAADGQLSRHGFRSMMAARLFPGVPFWAANYCAAVSRMGWLPFLIATALGSVPNTAAYVVAGARASSPTSPAFLIAMAFIAVPAVVGAVVAWRKRHHLRGH from the coding sequence ATGCTCGATGCCACCACCCGCTCTGGGGGCACCGCCACGGCCACTCCCCCGGCCATCGCCACGGAGCTCTCCCCGCTCTCCCCGGCCGTCATCGTCGTCGCACCGCCCAGCGGCCTCGCCGCGCGCTGCACGAGAGCACTGCTCTCACCGTGGTCGCGGCTGTCACTCCTGGTGGCGCTGCTCGGCGCCGCGGCGTCGTGCGTCCTGCTCTTCGAACCGCAGCGGCTGCTCGCCGACGGCTGGCCACCCCAGGTCGGCGGTGCCGCGGCGGCGGTGGTCTTCGGGGCGGCGTACGGACTGTGCACCGTGGCGTTCGTGCCGCGCCCACTGCTGAACCTCGCGGCAGGCGCGCTGTTCGGTTCCCAGCTGGGCCTCGCCGCCGCGCTCGCGGGCACCGTCCTGGGTGCCGGGGCCGCCTTCGGCCTGGGCCGTGTCCTGGGCCAGGACGCGTTGCGCCCGCTGCTGCGCGCCCGCTGGCTCCGGGCCGCGGACGGTCAGCTCAGCCGGCACGGCTTCCGTTCGATGATGGCGGCGAGGCTGTTCCCCGGGGTGCCCTTCTGGGCCGCCAACTACTGCGCCGCCGTCTCCCGCATGGGCTGGCTGCCGTTCCTGATCGCGACGGCCCTCGGGTCCGTCCCGAACACCGCCGCGTACGTCGTCGCGGGCGCCCGCGCCTCGTCGCCCACCTCTCCCGCCTTCCTGATCGCGATGGCGTTCATCGCCGTACCGGCCGTGGTGGGCGCCGTGGTGGCCTGGCGCAAGCGACACCATCTGCGCGGGCACTGA
- the tuf gene encoding elongation factor Tu: MSKTAYVRTKPHLNIGTMGHVDHGKTTLTAAITKVLADRGSGTFVPFDRIDRAPEEAARGITINIAHVEYETDTRHYAHVDMPGHADYVKNMVTGAAQLDGAILVVSALDGIMPQTAEHVLLARQVGVDHIVVALNKADAVDDGEDAVLTDLVELEIRELLTAQGYGGDAVPVVRVSGLKALEGDPRWTASIDALLDAVDTYVPIPERYLDAPFLLPVENVLTITGRGTVVTGAVERGTVHVGDRVEVLGAGVESVVTGLETFGKPMEEAQAGDSVALLLRGVPRDAVRRGHIVAAPGSVVPSRRFSAQVYVLSTREGGRTTPVATGYRPQFYIRTADVVGDVDLGEMAVARPGETVTMTVELGREVPLEPGLGFAIREGGRTVGAGTVTAVV; encoded by the coding sequence ATGTCCAAAACGGCATACGTCCGCACGAAACCGCATCTCAACATCGGCACGATGGGTCACGTCGACCATGGCAAGACCACCCTGACCGCCGCCATCACCAAGGTGCTCGCCGACCGCGGCTCCGGCACGTTCGTTCCGTTCGACCGGATCGACCGCGCCCCGGAGGAGGCCGCGCGGGGCATCACCATCAACATCGCGCACGTGGAGTACGAGACCGACACCCGGCACTACGCGCACGTGGACATGCCGGGCCACGCCGACTACGTAAAGAACATGGTCACCGGGGCCGCGCAGCTCGACGGGGCGATCCTCGTCGTCTCCGCGCTCGACGGGATCATGCCGCAGACCGCCGAACACGTCCTGCTGGCCCGGCAGGTGGGCGTCGACCACATCGTCGTCGCCCTGAACAAGGCCGACGCCGTCGACGACGGCGAGGACGCGGTGCTGACGGATCTCGTGGAGCTGGAGATCCGCGAGCTGCTCACCGCGCAGGGCTACGGCGGTGACGCGGTACCCGTCGTACGGGTGTCGGGTCTCAAGGCCCTTGAGGGGGACCCTCGTTGGACGGCGTCGATCGACGCGCTGCTCGACGCGGTGGACACGTATGTGCCCATTCCCGAGCGGTACCTGGACGCGCCGTTCCTGTTGCCGGTCGAGAATGTGCTCACCATCACCGGCCGGGGGACCGTGGTCACGGGCGCGGTCGAGCGCGGCACGGTTCATGTGGGCGACCGGGTCGAAGTGCTCGGCGCGGGTGTGGAGAGCGTGGTCACGGGGCTGGAGACGTTCGGCAAACCCATGGAGGAGGCGCAGGCCGGGGACAGTGTGGCGCTGCTGCTGCGCGGGGTGCCGCGGGATGCGGTGCGGCGGGGGCACATCGTCGCGGCGCCCGGCAGTGTCGTGCCGAGCCGCCGGTTCTCCGCGCAGGTGTATGTGCTGTCGACCCGTGAGGGTGGGCGGACGACGCCGGTGGCCACGGGGTATCGGCCGCAGTTCTACATTCGTACGGCGGATGTCGTGGGTGATGTGGACCTCGGTGAGATGGCTGTCGCGCGGCCCGGGGAGACGGTCACGATGACTGTGGAGCTGGGGCGTGAGGTGCCGTTGGAGCCGGGACTCGGGTTTGCCATCCGTGAGGGTGGGCGGACTGTCGGGGCGGGGACCGTGACAGCCGTTGTGTGA
- a CDS encoding spermidine synthase — protein MTESIPVARAVDHGFAKLMPDVDRERAWLLTVDGAPQSYVDLDEPEHLEFEYTRRLGHVLDTVAEPGRALDVLHLGGGALTLPRYLAATRPGSRQDVVEADRGLLDLVVEHLPLPVGAGIALHAADARAWLEAAPDDCADVLVADVFGGSRVPAHLTSLTYAEEAERVLRGDGVYLANLADAAPFAFLRSQLATFSAVFEELALIAEPGVLRGRRFGNAVLVASHRPLDPAALSRRVASDAFPARLEHGPALRDFIGGAAPVRDEDAVPSPEPPQGAFGIG, from the coding sequence GTGACCGAGTCGATACCCGTTGCCCGTGCCGTCGATCACGGGTTCGCCAAGCTGATGCCCGATGTCGACCGTGAGCGTGCCTGGCTGCTCACCGTCGACGGGGCGCCTCAGTCGTACGTCGACCTCGACGAGCCCGAGCATCTGGAGTTCGAGTACACGCGCCGGCTCGGGCACGTCCTGGACACCGTCGCGGAGCCGGGGCGGGCGCTGGACGTGCTGCACCTCGGTGGGGGCGCGCTCACGCTGCCCCGGTATCTCGCCGCCACCCGGCCCGGTTCCCGGCAGGACGTCGTCGAGGCCGATCGTGGGCTCCTCGACCTGGTCGTCGAACACCTTCCGCTCCCCGTCGGCGCGGGCATCGCCCTGCACGCGGCCGATGCCCGCGCCTGGCTCGAAGCCGCCCCCGACGACTGCGCCGATGTGCTCGTCGCCGATGTGTTCGGCGGCTCGCGCGTCCCGGCGCACCTGACGTCCCTCACGTACGCCGAAGAGGCCGAGCGGGTGCTGCGCGGCGACGGCGTCTACCTCGCCAACCTGGCCGACGCCGCGCCCTTCGCCTTTCTGCGCTCCCAACTCGCCACGTTCTCGGCGGTGTTCGAGGAGCTGGCACTGATCGCCGAGCCGGGTGTCCTGCGGGGCCGCCGCTTCGGCAACGCGGTGCTCGTCGCCTCGCACCGCCCCCTGGACCCGGCCGCCCTCTCCCGACGCGTCGCCTCCGACGCCTTCCCGGCCCGGCTCGAACACGGGCCCGCGCTACGGGACTTCATCGGGGGCGCCGCACCGGTCCGCGACGAGGACGCGGTGCCGTCCCCGGAGCCGCCACAGGGGGCGTTCGGTATCGGGTGA